A single Drechmeria coniospora strain ARSEF 6962 chromosome 03, whole genome shotgun sequence DNA region contains:
- a CDS encoding calcineurin-like phosphoesterase, whose translation MPWSIIPTRLRPSRSRVQILSDLHLEIGQQYASCTFPASAPFLLLGGDIGRLIDYQGYLNFLEAQVSRYKRVFLVLGNHEFYGLGYSSGLDAARRLCQEPSVAESVVLLHRARWDDADSRLTILGRTLWSAIPECAYSAVESKVSDMKKIEGWSIPMHNQMHGEDLSWLREKLSQLSQMENSKRRLLVATHHAPCIDGTSRPEHTNNPWTPAFATRLLEQGGWDGVKVWNFGHTRYSADFMRDGIRVVSNQRGYVLPGSIKPESEGKKSKKDAHGFDSGMAITL comes from the coding sequence ATGCCATGGAGCATTATCCCAACGCGACTGCGCCCGTCGCGCTCGCGAGTGCAAATCCTCTCCGACCTCCATCTCGAGATCGGCCAGCAGTATGCGTCCTGTACCTTTCCAGCATCGGCACCGTTTCTCCTTCTGGGCGGTGACATCGGCCGCCTCATTGACTATCAAGGGTACCTGAACTTCCTCGAGGCGCAAGTATCGCGATACAAAAGAGTGTTCCTAGTGCTGGGAAATCACGAGTTCTACGGCCTTGGCTACAGCTCGGGCCTTGATGCCGCCCGCCGTCTCTGCCAGGAACCCTCTGTCGCAGAAAGCGTCGTTCTCCTTCATCGAGCCCGATGGGATGATGCCGATTCCAGGCTGACGATACTCGGCCGCACGCTCTGGTCTGCGATCCCCGAATGTGCGTACAGCGCCGTCGAGTCTAAAGTGAGCGATATGAAGAAAATAGAAGGGTGGTCAATCCCGATGCATAACCAGATGCATGGCGAGGACCTGTCCTGGCTTCGTGAGAAGCTGTCGCAGCTCTCGCAGATGGAGAATTCTAAGAGGCGCCTGTTAGTCGCCACGCATCACGCACCTTGCATTGACGGCACTTCTCGCCCCGAGCACACGAATAATCCGTGGACCCCTGCATTTGCGACCCGTCTCCTCGAGCAGGGGGGATGGGACGGCGTCAAGGTCTGGAACTTTGGCCACACACGTTATTCAGCCGATTTCATGCGCGACGGCATCAGGGTCGTATCCAATCAGCGAGGTTATGTCCTGCCAGGAAGTATAAAGCCGGAGTCGGAAGGAAAAAAGTCCAAGAAGGACGCGCATGGGTTTGATTCGGGCATGGCTATCACCTTATAG
- a CDS encoding transcription factor TFIIIC complex subunit Tfc6: protein MRTRTSNRTKTFTVERYEFDSSSDDKDVEPPRKRKNAEERDANFDDALDANEALDEDEESDNEKEDAVLAESDAAGPSADTPHKWPRSHISRHRRKPLKARLPAGSALAYRDIDPVPPDSHAVKSYVGPYSRTIRGLAMVEMWYGPTLSKIRLAQRLLDRWIGWTVLPPKVVAHDEHLGLRAVWTPGFFEGEARFALSWMERVRSSLARGHGPPQLRQLSSDEAAPYQLSSGSLPVLVGPYPNQSEICLAPTEACSIAHSGLPFAKDEDATKMAGGWVLDAAGIVIGMDWAPRSRELAVQVLALAVIPHADQRNYNFEVEHQKPDFERHGVVQIWAFRGDKSQHNVARPSTLPPRLQRTLCFDYGRARRVRWSPGCELLAVLCGDGRICIVQVDCDDEGERGYEMVQNPVASLLLSNEQAVKATAMAWVSLNRLVAGYSDGSIALWSVHPPCLLSRHPTHHSAVVDIATGYPAMPYLVASTPVGGSAKLFDLRAPSIETTEVQTNAVNWQPNLLSWSDHTQGFYSTYPSANALNTMVGFMNHRHFPLVRRVFTSDCFLACLSVGKTHPFLLVGTTDGSLWSLNPQGELFKARRPPQDRLRIFQHRHRSADMFPQHSPASARGASQIIHGFAMEKNLHGPAEAKPAPKKFKKAKKADEADEGGADDEPAALADPTRGIVHELGTRITVVEWNPNVEYGCWAAAAMASGLVRVMDLGLENVGDGDG from the exons ATGCGCACGCGAACCTCGAACCGCACCAAGACTTTTACGGTGGAAAGGTACGAATTCGACAGCAGCAGCGATGACAAAGACGTTGAGCCACCTCGAAAGCGCAAAAACGCCGAAGAACGCGATGCAAACTTTGACGACGCCCTTGATGCCAACGAAGCtctggacgaggacgaagagagCGACAACGAAAAGGAGGATGCCGTTCTCGCCGAgtccgacgctgccggcccCTCCGCTGACACGCCTCACAAGTGGCCGAGAAGTCACATCTCCCGTCATCGACGCAAGCCCCTCAAGGCACGGCTGCCGGCTGGTAGCGCATTGGCGTACCGCGACATCGACCCTGTGCCGCCCGACAGCCACGCAGTCAAGAGCTACGTCGGTCCTTACTCGCGCACCATCCGAGGTCTGGCCATGGTCGAGATGTGGTACGGGCCGACGCTCTCCAAGATCCGCTTGGCGCAAAGGCTGCTCGACCGCTGGATTGGCTGGACCGTACTGCCGCCCAAGGTCGTCGCCCACGACGAGCACCTTGGTCTCCGCGCCGTCTGGACACCTGGTTTTTTCGAGGGCGAGGCTAGATTTGCCCTCTCGTGGATGGAGCGCGTGAGAAGCAGCCTGGCTCGTGGCCATGGACCACCCCAGCTGCGGCAGCTGtcctcggacgaggccgcgcCGTACCAGCTCTCGTCCGGGTCCctgcccgtcctcgtcggtccGTATCCTAACCAGTCGGAGATTTGTCTGGCGCCCACCGAGGCCTGCTCCATCGCCCATTCGGGTCTACCTTTTGCCAAAGATGAAGACGCCACCAAGATGGCCGGCGGCTGGgtgctcgatgccgccggcatcgtcatcggcatgGATTGGGCACCGCGCAGCCGGGAGCTGGCCGTCCAggtgctcgccctcgccgtcatcccgCACGCGGACCAGAGGAACTACAACTTTGAGGTCGAGCACCAGAAACCAGATTTTGAAAGGCATGGCGTCGTGCAGATATGGGCCTTTCGAGGAGACAAGTCCCAACACAATGTCGCGAGGCCTTCCACTCTTCCGCCGCGGCTGCAGAGGACCCTGTGCTTCGATTACGGCCGTGCGAGGAGGGTCAGATGGAGCCCCGGCTGTGAATTGCTAGCCGTCCTGTGCGGTGACGGCAGGATATGCATCGTCCAGGTCGactgcgacgacgagggggaaCGGGGTTACG AAATGGTCCAGAATCCCGTCGCTTCATTGCTCCTGTCGAACGAGCAAGCCGTCAAGGCCACCGCGATGGCCTGGGTCTCGCTTAACCGCCTCGTGGCAGGCTACTCGGACGGCTCCATCGCCCTCTGGTCCGTCCACCCGCCTTGCCTCCTCTCGCGACACCCCACCCACCACAGCGCCGTTGTCGACATCGCCACCGGCTATCCAGCCATGCCCTATCTCGTCGCCTCCACTCCCGTCGGAGGTTCGGCCAAGCTCTTCGACCTGCGCGCTCCGAGCATCGAGACGACCGAGGTGCAGACCAACGCCGTCAACTGGCAGCCCAACCTGCTCTCCTGGAGCGACCACACCCAGGGCTTCTACTCGACTTACCCCTCGGCGAACGCGCTCAACACCATGGTCGGTTTTATGAATCACCGGCATTTCCCCCTCGTCCGCCGAGTCTTTACGAGCGATTGTTTCCTCGCCTGCCTGTCCGTCGGCAAGACGCaccccttcctcctcgtcggcaccaccGACGGCTCGCTCTGGTCTCTGAACCCGCAGGGGGAGCTGTTCAAGGCCCGGCGCCCGCCCCAGGACCGCCTCCGCATCTTCCAGCACCGCCACCGCTCCGCCGACATGTTTCCCCAACATTCGCCGGCATCCGCCCGCGGCGCCTCGCAGATAATCCACGGCTTCGCCATGGAAAAGAACCTGCACGGcccggccgaggcgaagccggcgccgaagaaGTTCAAGAAGGCAAagaaggccgacgaggccgacgaaggtggcgccgacgacgaaccagCCGCGCTCGCGGACCCTACCCGCGGCATCGTTCACGAGCTTGGCACGAGGATCACCGTGGTCGAGTGGAATCCAAACGTCGAGTACGGGTGCTGGGCTGCagcggccatggcctcgggTTTGGTGCGCGTCATGGATCTCGGGCTCGAgaacgtcggcgacggggatGGCTGA
- a CDS encoding hemolysin-iii channel protein, which produces MSPPNEQADRLRQRHRRQSSSSSKDALIAAVKTLEHKAERTLLLLWDDLPAWRRDNAFIHSGYRQIRASYSHAFRSLFYLHNESVNIWSHLVGALLAMTSATYLYYEIQPRYASASSSDVLVFSCFFGGAVLCLGMSATYHAIQDHSPSVARWGNKLDYTGIVALIVGSYVPAMYYGFFCKPTLLTVYLGLVGPPSPPFPMPNLLTWRDAQICILGLGCTMVSWLDRFRTPLWRPYRAAMFIGLGVSGVVPILQGLTIYGYRGLEDRMGITWVIAQGVMYIAGAVIYAVRWPERSFPGAFDIWGSSHQIFHLFVVLAAAMHLFGMAKGFDYHHTVMGSQCLAV; this is translated from the exons ATGAGCCCACCGAATGAACAAGCAGATCGTCTCCGtcaacggcaccggcgccagTCCTCATCATCATCCAAGGATGCCCTCATCGCGGCAGTCAAGACCCTCGAGCACAAGGCCGAGCGGacgcttctcctcctctgGGACGACCTGCCCGCCTGGCGGCGGGACAATGCCTTCATACACTCGGGCTACCGTCAGATCCGCGCCTCATACTCGCACGCGTTCCGCTCGCTTTTCTACCTGCACAACGAATCGGTCAACATCTGGtcgcacctcgtcggcgccctgctcgccatgacgtcggcgacgtacCTGTACTACGAAATTCAACCGCGATAcgcgtccgcctcgtcgtcggacgtcTTGGTCTTCTCGTgcttcttcggcggcgccgtgctgTGTCTCGGTATGAGCGCGACCTATCACGCCATCCAGGACCATAGCCCGTCGGTGGCCAGGTGGGGGAACAAGCTGGACTACACGGGAATCGTGGCCTTGATCGTGGGGAGCTACGTGCCGGCCATGTACTATGGCTTCTTCTGCAAGCCGACGCTGTTGACGGTCTATCTCGGGCTGGTCGGTCCCCCGTCGCCCCCGTTTCCGATGCCGAACCTGCTAACGTGGAGAGACGCACAGATAtgcatcctcggcctcgggtGCACGATGGTGTCCTGGCTGGACCGGTTCCGCACACCGCTGTGGCGGCCCTACCGAGCGGCCATgttcatcggcctcggcgtttCGGGCGTCGTCCCCATCCTCCAGGGTCTCACCATCTACGGCTACCGGGGGCTCGAGGACAGGATGGGCATCACTTGGGTCATTGCCCAGGGTGTCATGTACATAGCTGGCGCCGTCATCTACGCC GTTCGCTGGCCGGAGCGGAGTTTCCCAGGAGCATTCGACATTTGGGGCAGCTCGCACCAGATCTTTCACCTCTTTGTCGTGCTCGCCGCGGCAATGCACTTGTTTGGCATGGCCAAGGGATTCGACTACCACCACACCGTCATGGGGTCGCAATGCCTAGCCGTCTAG